GCACGAAAATCGCAAACGATCTGCACCGGTCGGTCATCTGCGGAGACGGGAGCAAGATCGAGGAGCAGACGGCAGCGGAGACCGATAAAGCGGAAGCTTTCATTGCTGTCACCGGCAAAGACGAGATTAACCTGATCGCCTGCCAGTTGGCTAAAATCCGCTTTAACGTCAAAAAGACCGTAGCAAGAGTAAATAATCCGAAGAATCTTCAGGTAGTGCAAAAGCTGGGCGTTGATATCGCTGTCAGCAGCACCGGTTATATTGCGAATCTGATCGAGCGCCAGCTCGACGACGCTGACAGCCGGTTTTTATCCACGGTCACGGCAGGGCAGATTTCGATCAACGAGGTCACGGTCACCAAGGGATCTCCGCTCGAAAATCGCATGATCAAAGAGCTTGATTTACCGCAAAACTGCATTTTGGTCTCGATTCTGCGAGAGGGAAAGATGATC
This DNA window, taken from Oscillospiraceae bacterium, encodes the following:
- a CDS encoding TrkA family potassium uptake protein, which encodes MTVVIVGLGKVGYNLSKTLIEGGHKVRMIELRPEICTKIANDLHRSVICGDGSKIEEQTAAETDKAEAFIAVTGKDEINLIACQLAKIRFNVKKTVARVNNPKNLQVVQKLGVDIAVSSTGYIANLIERQLDDADSRFLSTVTAGQISINEVTVTKGSPLENRMIKELDLPQNCILVSILREGKMIVPRGSVVLLRDDILVAACPPAYRAEVKQALKRVSDNT